In Gasterosteus aculeatus chromosome 15, fGasAcu3.hap1.1, whole genome shotgun sequence, a single genomic region encodes these proteins:
- the erich1 gene encoding uncharacterized protein erich1 produces MARREEVFQSKVFQKLYPAPPKREKELSPPGTVDALSRKPHVKGKASQPETATGDAGRKPIAANPGRRMYTVLPPPADHKTDSEKSVTLPQLESVNSADDPADRITDRDSDEEPVQDKEEEEEPKRRRKRRKRKPDRHQDSGKDGAAGVSESGPGRSRAPEDEGGENMSRNKKRKLKKKRHKEKLLAMGLMPRAAALEFTYRKAEEEEEEEEEEDNETRAAEVSDFLRTTMETYMSDPSLRSDQRPLLCGTVNNLLSRVAGGCCPPSALQQLYALKALVQRRQPHDLEKALVELLGTSPLPSGETAAVVSLFRYWIAHVLPMQGDEEASSEAPASWGTLADRSRDVLQSAETDSGIHPAAADAGLPPCVCDPPS; encoded by the exons CACCAGGCACAGTAGATGCTCTTTCCAGAAAACCCCACGTGAAAGGAAAAGCCTCTCAACCGGAGACGGCCACTG GAGATGCAGGAAGGAAGCCGATCGCTGCCAATCCAGGCAGGCGGATGTACAcagtcctgcctccccccgcTGACCACAAGACAGATTCAGAGAAATCCGTCACACTCCCCCAGTTAGAAAGCGTAAATAGTGCAGACGACCCAGCTG ACAGGATAACAGACCGTGATAGCGATGAGGAACCAGTCCAAgataaagaggaggaagaagaaccgaaaagaagaaggaagagaaggaaaaggaaaccgGACCGACACCAGGACTCCGGCAAGGACGGAGCAGCCGGCGTGAGTGAGTCCGGCCCGGGTCGGAGTCGGGCCCCCGAGGACGAGGGCGGGGAGAACATGAgcaggaacaagaagaggaagctgaAGAAGAAACGGCACAAAGAGAAGCTGCTCGCCATGGGTCTGATGCCGCGGGCCGCTGCACTGGAGTTCACCTACCGgaaggctgaggaggaggaggaggaggaggaggaggaagataacGAGACGAGAGCCGCTGAGGTGTCAGACTTCCTGAGGACAACAATGGAAACCTATATGTCAGATC CCTCTTTGCGCTCGGACCAGCGCCCCCTCCTGTGCGGGACCGTGAACAACCTTTTGAGCCGCGTGGCCGGCGGAtgctgccccccctccgccctccagCAGCTCTACGCCCTCAAGGCCCTGGTTCAGCGGCGACAGCCGCACGACCTGGAAAAGGCCCTGGTGGAGCTCCTCGGCACCTCTCCTCTGCCCTCAG GAGAAACGGCCGCGGTGGTTTCCCTGTTCCGATACTGGATCGCACACGTTCTCCCCATgcagggagacgaggaggcTTCCTCGGAAGCGCCCGCCAGCTG GGGGACCCTCGCGGACCGCTCCAGAGATGTTCTTCAGAGTGCCGAGACTGACTCCGGGATACATCCGGCTGCTGCAG ACGCAGGCCTACCACCATGTGTCTGTGACCCCCCCAGCTGA